The following are encoded in a window of uncultured Sphaerochaeta sp. genomic DNA:
- a CDS encoding recombinase family protein — protein MPDEKRKPIIHVIPAKRHFKRLRVALYCRVSTQMERQLQSLSAQMDFEKEDILENPAWEYIGTYTDIKSGRTISSRPGFQSLLADCEAGKIDMIYTKSISRFGRNCVDFLVTLRRLKELKVDVFFYNENIRLLSQAGELLLTLHAGIAQAESENKSENIKWGLRRSTMDPDSPAFSRRCYGYDRDEEGLILNIAEARIVLKIFDWYEQGWSIVRIKKELEILKIPTPTGKKKWPVKTIENILTNEKYTGTSVYGETESADFPSTKRTVRDPFEVHRSRNHHLPIIHERRFKRVQKLKAKRSNIEIDEHGNKVRKSTHYSSKKAVNRTKKTPEPQN, from the coding sequence ATGCCCGACGAGAAAAGAAAACCCATCATACATGTCATACCAGCCAAGCGGCATTTCAAGCGTCTCCGGGTTGCCTTGTACTGCCGTGTGAGCACACAAATGGAACGGCAGCTGCAAAGCCTCTCGGCCCAAATGGATTTCGAGAAAGAGGACATCCTGGAGAATCCCGCTTGGGAATATATCGGGACATATACCGATATCAAGTCTGGGAGGACCATCAGCTCCCGTCCTGGCTTCCAGAGCCTCCTGGCCGACTGTGAGGCGGGGAAGATCGACATGATCTACACCAAGTCCATCAGCCGTTTCGGACGCAACTGCGTGGATTTTCTGGTGACGCTCAGGCGGCTCAAGGAACTGAAGGTTGATGTCTTTTTCTACAACGAGAACATTCGCCTCCTCAGCCAAGCTGGGGAGTTGCTGCTCACACTCCATGCGGGCATAGCCCAGGCCGAGAGTGAGAACAAGAGCGAGAATATCAAGTGGGGCCTGAGAAGAAGTACCATGGATCCTGACTCCCCGGCATTTTCAAGAAGGTGCTATGGTTATGATCGTGATGAGGAAGGACTCATACTCAACATTGCTGAAGCCAGAATAGTCCTGAAGATCTTTGACTGGTATGAGCAAGGCTGGAGCATCGTGAGGATCAAGAAGGAGCTGGAAATCCTGAAGATTCCCACTCCCACCGGCAAGAAGAAATGGCCGGTGAAGACAATCGAGAATATCCTCACCAATGAGAAATATACCGGTACCTCAGTCTATGGAGAAACAGAGTCTGCAGACTTTCCCTCAACCAAGAGAACGGTTCGTGACCCGTTCGAAGTCCACCGCTCACGCAACCATCACCTCCCGATCATCCATGAGCGTCGTTTTAAGCGTGTTCAGAAACTGAAGGCAAAGCGCTCCAACATCGAGATCGATGAGCACGGGAACAAGGTCCGAAAGAGCACCCATTACAGCTCCAAGAAGGCTGTGAATAGGACGAAGAAAACCCCTGAACCCCAAAACTAA
- a CDS encoding PAS domain S-box protein gives MCSIRQEVNSEPIGDVSKHVSFLKEGQTLLANIAHVLTRNNTFKEKINAILQLAGTSLGVSRVYIFEDDLDRQVTNNTFEWCNTDITPQIDILQDVPFSIVNEWYELIGSHGYVHADNIRDLPESIQAVLAPQDIVSIVVLKLPLPDHGTGFVGFDECSNERTWQQSELDVLISITGIIASLYENNYLQKKLLSHEHNYMNMFNTISDFIFVADLNGYFLQVNHAVRERTAYADIERNKGKVHILDLHPNHLHQKAEKILMEMLNGKRADCPLPLCGKYGQEIPVETSIWLGDWDGKQAVLGISKDLTEVNEALDMFNKLFENNPLPIVVLDDRTHILTKVNNAFLKLFGFERNEVLAKRLDEIGLLADAGLYQTIGKALQQGESLSGYPVSARTKQGKNLDGVISGSMISTSGITQFLAVFIDLTEQLTLQQQLEQNNSRLEHIIESTELGTWEWNWETGATVFNERWAEMIGYTLEELGETDITTWYNLIHPDDKAASQIALDKYLNNKTPYYSFECRMLHKDGRYIWIRDTGKVVEFSDDGKPKLMFGSHLDITNLKLSEQKLLEAKKKAEDANKAKSDFLAMVSHEIRTPVHTLQGITELLEKTQLDDKQRSYSLRLQQSSNLLLETVDNVLDFSRLEMETPRLVKAPFFLHELLENLKTVFSFRFAQKGLDLVIDIDPEAPLHLMGDAFRVKQILQNLLSNAEKYTKEGVVTVHISTVSNLHDHVTVEFSVVDSGIGMDNHTIEQIFTPYFQGTEAQTTTKFSGSGLGLPIVKQLVELLSGEIIVESWPGKGSTFTVRLPFIPISDLCLRSYVGERIKNFPKIFYFQNSITIETLARSLLKIGFPAQQIVTPEEIGIDNTAAAIILVDWQKTPQMLLDQLIGRQSKPKTPPSTYIVFSSVVADDKEIHTVFNQVDHNIITTPASIWSLIQSILHKTNRAGNEQYESRNASLVSASKLLVCDDHIINRELMKELLSIDGYEVDTVDSGMEVIRKLQESHYDLLLLDLQMPGMDGFETATFIRERLHDQIPIIAFSAHVLPEYEQKCYQIGMNGYLVKPVSSQQLSKVVESFIGSPQAIENTVPDDIIGIVGNVSDYVLSEFNIKFQESMERYNYNIKSYLQHLDNHISELISLQKKIKSLPRVAFDCKKTLHALRGVTSNLGAMKFANTLWQFENSYAADKNGREEVDLKTLGFELKKQLAQFKQFFTFLTVHFENHFPLEKPIATGTIKTDVTINCDEMRKALEIGDVELSLDITKELLLINDMDEVLRKKLQSLSGYLESYDFDQAVIVLNSICQYLKTRE, from the coding sequence ATGTGCAGCATCAGACAAGAAGTCAATTCAGAACCCATCGGTGATGTTTCTAAACATGTATCCTTCTTAAAAGAAGGACAGACATTACTCGCAAATATTGCCCATGTTCTAACAAGAAATAACACATTCAAAGAAAAGATCAACGCAATTCTACAACTCGCCGGAACATCATTGGGAGTCAGTCGTGTGTACATTTTCGAAGATGACCTGGACAGACAAGTTACAAACAACACATTCGAGTGGTGCAATACCGATATCACACCTCAGATCGATATTTTGCAAGATGTTCCTTTCTCAATAGTTAATGAATGGTATGAGTTGATAGGAAGCCATGGATATGTGCACGCCGATAACATTCGTGATCTACCTGAAAGTATTCAAGCAGTTTTGGCCCCTCAAGATATTGTTTCCATCGTAGTTTTAAAATTGCCACTTCCTGATCATGGGACTGGCTTTGTGGGTTTTGATGAATGTTCAAATGAGCGAACTTGGCAACAGAGTGAATTGGATGTTTTGATATCAATTACAGGAATCATAGCGTCTCTTTATGAAAACAATTATTTACAGAAAAAGTTGCTATCCCATGAACATAACTACATGAACATGTTCAACACTATCTCAGACTTTATTTTTGTCGCTGATTTGAATGGATATTTCCTTCAAGTCAACCATGCGGTCAGAGAACGTACGGCCTATGCCGATATCGAGAGAAATAAAGGCAAGGTACATATACTGGATCTTCACCCGAATCACTTGCACCAGAAGGCCGAAAAAATCTTGATGGAAATGCTAAATGGGAAGAGAGCTGATTGTCCTTTGCCATTATGTGGAAAATACGGACAAGAAATTCCAGTAGAAACTTCGATTTGGCTGGGAGACTGGGATGGGAAACAGGCAGTATTGGGTATCTCCAAAGACCTGACAGAAGTGAACGAAGCTTTGGATATGTTCAACAAATTGTTTGAGAACAACCCATTGCCTATTGTTGTTTTGGATGATAGGACCCACATCCTCACAAAGGTGAATAATGCATTTTTGAAATTGTTCGGCTTTGAAAGAAATGAAGTCTTAGCTAAACGACTTGATGAAATAGGATTATTGGCTGACGCGGGATTATATCAAACTATTGGAAAAGCCTTGCAACAAGGAGAATCCCTTTCAGGATATCCTGTTTCGGCTCGAACAAAACAAGGGAAGAACCTTGATGGGGTTATCTCTGGTTCGATGATCTCTACCAGCGGGATTACGCAATTTTTAGCTGTATTCATCGATCTGACAGAGCAGTTAACATTGCAACAGCAACTTGAACAAAACAATAGCAGACTTGAACATATCATTGAGTCAACTGAGTTGGGGACGTGGGAATGGAATTGGGAGACTGGGGCGACTGTCTTCAATGAACGTTGGGCAGAGATGATTGGATACACTCTGGAAGAACTTGGAGAAACCGATATAACTACATGGTATAACCTGATTCATCCAGACGACAAGGCTGCCTCACAGATCGCACTTGATAAATACCTAAACAACAAGACTCCCTACTATAGTTTTGAATGCCGGATGTTACATAAAGACGGAAGATACATTTGGATAAGGGACACAGGGAAAGTGGTCGAATTTTCTGATGATGGCAAACCGAAACTCATGTTCGGTTCTCATCTCGATATTACAAACCTCAAACTTTCAGAACAAAAATTATTGGAAGCCAAAAAAAAGGCAGAGGATGCAAACAAGGCAAAGTCAGACTTCCTTGCAATGGTGAGCCATGAAATACGAACACCGGTGCATACATTACAGGGCATAACCGAACTTCTTGAGAAAACACAACTTGATGATAAACAAAGAAGTTATTCTCTGAGACTCCAACAGTCCTCAAATCTATTGTTGGAAACCGTCGATAATGTCTTGGATTTCTCGAGATTGGAAATGGAGACTCCACGATTGGTGAAAGCCCCATTCTTTTTGCATGAGCTGCTTGAAAATCTTAAAACGGTATTTTCATTTCGTTTTGCCCAGAAAGGTTTGGATTTGGTTATTGATATCGATCCCGAAGCCCCTCTCCATCTCATGGGAGATGCTTTTAGGGTGAAGCAAATTTTACAGAATCTTTTAAGTAACGCTGAGAAGTATACGAAGGAAGGCGTGGTGACTGTTCATATATCCACAGTCTCCAATCTACATGACCATGTCACCGTGGAATTCTCTGTTGTTGACTCTGGAATCGGGATGGACAACCATACTATTGAGCAAATATTTACACCATATTTCCAAGGTACGGAAGCCCAAACTACAACCAAATTTTCAGGCAGTGGCCTCGGTCTACCTATTGTGAAACAGTTGGTTGAACTGCTCTCCGGAGAAATCATAGTGGAAAGTTGGCCAGGCAAAGGTAGCACCTTCACTGTACGATTACCCTTTATCCCAATTTCCGATCTCTGCCTGCGTAGCTATGTAGGCGAGCGCATTAAAAATTTCCCCAAAATATTCTACTTCCAAAATTCAATTACCATAGAGACCTTGGCAAGGTCATTGCTCAAAATCGGTTTCCCTGCACAACAAATTGTAACACCCGAAGAAATCGGAATCGATAATACCGCAGCAGCTATCATCCTAGTGGATTGGCAAAAAACCCCCCAAATGCTGTTGGATCAATTAATTGGTAGACAATCGAAACCGAAGACACCTCCAAGCACTTACATCGTGTTCAGTTCTGTAGTTGCTGATGATAAAGAAATCCATACCGTTTTCAATCAAGTAGATCATAACATCATCACTACACCGGCCTCAATCTGGTCGCTCATTCAATCGATTTTACACAAGACCAATAGGGCTGGGAATGAGCAATATGAAAGCAGGAATGCTTCTCTGGTAAGTGCAAGTAAGTTATTAGTTTGTGATGATCACATCATAAACAGAGAGCTTATGAAGGAACTTTTATCAATCGACGGCTATGAAGTTGACACCGTCGACTCCGGTATGGAAGTGATCCGTAAGCTACAGGAAAGCCATTACGATCTTCTTCTTTTGGATCTACAGATGCCCGGTATGGATGGTTTTGAGACTGCGACGTTTATTCGCGAAAGATTGCATGACCAGATTCCCATTATTGCATTCTCTGCCCACGTATTACCAGAATATGAGCAGAAATGTTATCAGATAGGAATGAACGGCTATCTGGTGAAACCTGTTTCATCTCAACAATTGTCCAAAGTTGTTGAATCTTTCATCGGTAGCCCACAAGCAATCGAAAATACTGTTCCCGATGATATTATAGGAATTGTCGGTAATGTTTCCGACTATGTGTTGAGCGAATTCAATATCAAATTCCAGGAATCAATGGAAAGGTACAACTACAATATAAAGAGTTACTTACAGCACTTGGATAACCATATCTCAGAGCTAATATCACTTCAGAAAAAGATTAAATCCTTACCTAGAGTTGCTTTTGATTGCAAGAAGACTCTTCATGCACTACGAGGAGTGACTTCAAATTTGGGGGCGATGAAATTCGCGAACACTTTGTGGCAGTTTGAAAATTCCTACGCCGCCGATAAAAATGGACGGGAAGAGGTTGATCTGAAGACTTTGGGCTTCGAACTAAAGAAACAGCTTGCTCAATTCAAACAATTCTTCACATTTTTAACCGTTCATTTTGAAAATCATTTTCCCCTCGAAAAACCCATAGCAACTGGGACCATCAAAACTGATGTCACAATCAATTGTGACGAAATGAGAAAAGCCCTCGAGATTGGGGATGTCGAACTTTCTTTGGATATTACAAAGGAACTTCTGTTGATAAATGACATGGATGAGGTATTGAGAAAGAAGCTCCAATCTCTATCGGGTTATCTAGAATCGTATGATTTCGATCAGGCCGTAATTGTGCTGAATTCCATATGTCAGTACCTTAAGACACGAGAATGA
- a CDS encoding EAL domain-containing protein, giving the protein MRISVFKLNEVELSIVRQCSGESVVVPYSRFEDVVETEEPQIYVINAGFSGFSHQYLKEQFAHNTSFQKNQIILIVDDPDLEDCFSSDTWSNIDFYRRPLIGNSLKVRISFHLQLMRARTCAQEKVEQATLIEAILSQSPVGIMLTHDEIAAAENCLEHFTINPMVEEIMGRSKEEIKLLSIADVTHPDDLQSDLDNLHRLNAGEIDGYAMDKRYIRPDGTAIWVHIVVAPISIPSEERPLQICYIFDVSERKKLEIALMESERSKSVLLSHLPGMAYRCEVDPQWTMRFVSAGCIGLTGYSPEDLINNNKLSYNQIIAPEYRTKLWKEWERILPKKRLFKDEYEIITADGSRKWVMEAAQGIYDTDGKVEALEGIILDITDRKKIEQELVYYNEHDQWTGLNNRRAFESLLRLESRSRSKTKRAIIGINLSTLHSLSTTYEFDYAQKVVHKISEEFKRLSDDNHELFNTYVNRFVFFVRTYEDKQELVSFCKEVSRRLKSILTIERIGWGIGIIEFGSIHARGINKLLRNLLVASEKSLTGFEDDMDCFFFDEQMELEIEREKEIILELSEIAAGQGKGRLYLQFQPIVDIKTDAICGFEALARLQSKKLGMISPMEFIPIAEKTKLMIPLGWKILQQAFQFHKRLCRNGFDFISISINISPVQLLRKEFLPNLMSMMEKVGVTPHLVSFEITESIFSSNYQEVNKILGQLKDLGFQIALDDFGTGYSSFARERELNINCLKIDKYFIDKLMYLEEHEAITGDIISMVHRLGYCVVAEGVEHEKQRDYLKKHGCDKIQGYLISKPVDEETAIELLSGYKAMKCDCQME; this is encoded by the coding sequence ATGAGAATTTCCGTATTCAAACTCAATGAAGTAGAGCTGTCTATTGTCAGGCAGTGTTCCGGTGAAAGCGTGGTCGTACCCTACTCTCGCTTCGAGGATGTTGTAGAAACGGAAGAGCCTCAAATTTACGTCATCAATGCAGGTTTTTCCGGTTTTTCGCACCAGTACCTCAAAGAACAATTTGCCCACAATACATCTTTCCAGAAAAATCAAATAATCCTGATAGTCGATGATCCGGATTTGGAGGATTGTTTTTCAAGTGATACATGGTCGAACATCGACTTCTATCGAAGACCCCTCATAGGAAACAGTCTTAAGGTTCGGATTTCCTTCCATCTCCAGTTGATGCGAGCTAGAACCTGTGCACAGGAGAAAGTTGAACAAGCGACTTTGATTGAGGCCATTCTTTCACAGTCTCCGGTCGGCATAATGCTGACCCACGATGAGATTGCTGCTGCAGAAAATTGTTTAGAGCATTTCACAATCAATCCGATGGTCGAAGAGATAATGGGAAGATCTAAAGAAGAAATCAAACTGCTGAGTATAGCCGATGTGACTCATCCCGACGATTTGCAAAGCGATCTTGATAATCTGCATAGGCTCAATGCTGGTGAGATTGATGGGTACGCGATGGATAAACGTTATATCCGACCGGATGGGACTGCAATCTGGGTACACATCGTGGTTGCTCCCATATCTATACCAAGTGAGGAAAGACCTTTACAGATTTGTTATATTTTTGACGTATCCGAGCGAAAGAAATTGGAAATCGCACTCATGGAGAGTGAACGGAGCAAATCAGTTCTTCTCTCGCACCTGCCCGGAATGGCGTATCGGTGTGAGGTTGATCCTCAATGGACCATGCGTTTTGTCTCCGCCGGATGTATTGGCCTGACCGGCTACTCCCCTGAGGACCTCATCAATAACAACAAACTCTCATACAATCAGATCATCGCACCCGAGTACAGGACCAAGTTATGGAAGGAGTGGGAGCGCATACTGCCCAAGAAACGGTTGTTCAAGGATGAATATGAAATCATCACAGCCGATGGTTCCCGGAAATGGGTAATGGAAGCTGCCCAGGGCATTTATGACACTGACGGAAAGGTCGAGGCACTTGAAGGGATCATCCTGGATATTACTGATCGGAAGAAAATCGAGCAGGAATTGGTCTATTACAATGAACATGACCAATGGACAGGTCTGAACAATCGACGGGCATTTGAAAGCTTGTTGAGACTTGAATCCCGCTCCCGATCAAAGACAAAGAGAGCGATCATTGGGATCAATCTAAGCACGCTGCACTCATTGAGCACGACTTATGAATTCGACTACGCCCAGAAGGTGGTCCACAAGATTTCCGAGGAGTTCAAACGCCTTAGTGATGATAATCACGAGTTGTTCAATACCTATGTGAACAGGTTTGTCTTCTTTGTCAGGACGTATGAGGACAAGCAAGAGTTGGTCAGCTTCTGCAAGGAAGTTTCGAGACGATTGAAGTCGATTCTCACCATCGAACGGATTGGGTGGGGGATAGGGATCATTGAATTCGGTAGCATCCATGCTCGTGGCATCAACAAGCTGTTGAGAAATCTTCTGGTAGCATCCGAAAAGTCACTTACAGGCTTCGAGGATGATATGGACTGTTTCTTCTTTGACGAACAAATGGAGTTGGAGATTGAGCGAGAAAAGGAAATCATCCTCGAGCTATCCGAGATTGCTGCAGGGCAGGGAAAGGGTAGACTTTACCTCCAGTTCCAACCGATCGTGGATATAAAGACGGATGCTATCTGTGGATTCGAGGCTCTGGCACGTTTGCAGAGCAAGAAGCTGGGGATGATATCCCCAATGGAGTTCATTCCGATCGCGGAAAAGACTAAGCTGATGATTCCGTTGGGGTGGAAGATTCTACAGCAGGCCTTCCAATTCCATAAGAGACTTTGCAGGAATGGATTTGATTTCATCTCCATCTCGATAAACATCTCCCCGGTTCAGTTGCTGAGGAAAGAATTCCTGCCGAATCTCATGAGCATGATGGAGAAAGTGGGAGTTACTCCCCACCTGGTAAGTTTTGAGATCACCGAATCGATCTTCTCTTCCAATTATCAGGAAGTGAACAAGATCCTTGGTCAATTGAAGGACCTCGGATTCCAAATCGCGCTTGATGATTTCGGGACCGGGTATTCTTCATTCGCCCGGGAGCGGGAGCTGAATATCAACTGCTTGAAAATTGACAAATACTTCATCGACAAACTGATGTACCTTGAGGAACATGAAGCCATCACCGGCGATATCATCTCCATGGTGCATAGGCTGGGCTATTGTGTTGTAGCTGAAGGTGTGGAACACGAAAAGCAGAGAGATTACCTGAAGAAACATGGTTGCGACAAGATCCAAGGATACCTCATAAGTAAGCCAGTTGATGAGGAGACTGCCATAGAACTACTCAGCGGGTATAAGGCAATGAAATGCGATTGCCAAATGGAATGA